One Ochotona princeps isolate mOchPri1 chromosome 29, mOchPri1.hap1, whole genome shotgun sequence genomic region harbors:
- the ANAPC7 gene encoding anaphase-promoting complex subunit 7 isoform X2, with protein sequence MAECYTMLKQDKDAIAILDGIPSRQRTPKINMMLASLYKKAGQERPSVTSYKEVLRQCPLALDAILGLLSLSVKGAEVASMTMNVIQTVPNLDWLSVWIKAYAFVHTGDNSRAINTICSLEKKSLLRDNVDLLGSLADLYFRAGDNKNSVLKFEQAQMLDPYLIKGMDVYGYLLAREGRLEDVENLGCRLFNISDQHAEPWVVSGCHSFYSKRYSRALYLGAKAIQLNSSSVQALLLKGAALRNMGRVQEAIIHFREAIRLAPCRLDCYEGLIECYLASNSIREAMVMANNVYKTLGASAQTLTLLATVCLEDPVTQEKAKSLLDKALTQRPDYIKAVVKKAELLSREQKYEDGIALLRSALANQSDCVLHRILGDFLVAVNEYQEAMDQYSIALSLDPNDQKSLEGMQKMEKEESPTDATQEEDVDDMEGSGEEGDLEGSDSEAAQWADQEQWFGMQ encoded by the exons ATGGCTGAATGTTACACAATGCTAAAGCAAGACAAAGATGCCATTGCTATACTTGATGGGATCCCTTCCAGACAAAGAACTCCCAAA ATAAACATGATGCTGGCCAGTCTGTACAAGAAGGCAGGTCAGGAGCGGCCTTCAGTCACAAGTTACAAGGAGGTACTGCGGCAGTGCCCCTTGGCCCTGGATGCCATTCTGG GTTTGCTGTCTCTTTCTGTGAAAGGTGCAGAGGTGGCCTCCATGACAATGAACGTGATCCAAACTGTGCCTAACTTGGACTGGCTCTCCGTGTGGATCAAAGCCTATGCGTTCGTGCATACTGGTGACAACTCAAGAGCAATCAACACCATTTG ttCACTGGAGAAGAAATCCTTACTGCGAGATAATGTGGACCTCCTGGGAAGCTTAGCCGATCTCTACTTCAGAGCTGGAGACAATAAAAACTCCGTCCTGAAGTTTGAGCAGGCGCAGATGTTGGATCCTTACCTGATAAAAG GGATGGACGTCTATGGCTACCTGCTGGCCCGGGAAGGACGGCTGGAGGACGTGGAGAACCTCGGCTGCCGCCTCTTCAATATTTCTGATCAGCACGCAGAACCCTGGGTGGTCTCCGG GTGTCATAGTTTCTACAGCAAGCGCTACTCCCGGGCCCTGTACTTAGGAGCCAAGGCCATCCAGCTCAACAGCAGCAGTGTCCAGGCACTGCTTCTGAAGGGGGCAGCCCTGAGGAACATGGGCCGAGTCCAGGAAGCTATCATCCATTTCCGAGAGGCCATCCGGCTGGCGCCTTGTCGCTTAGATTGTTACGAAG GTCTCATCGAGTGTTACTTAGCCTCCAACAGTATTCGTGAAGCAATGGTCATGGCTAACAATGTGTACAAGACTCTGGGGGCCAGTGCGCAGACCCTTACCCTTTTAGCCACTGTTTGTCTTGAAGACCCAGTGACACAGGAGAAAGCCAAAAGCTTGTTAGACAAAGCCCTCACCCAGCGGCCAGATTACATCAAGGCTGTGGTGAAAAAAGCAGAACTGCTTA GCAGAGAACAGAAATATGAAGATGGAATTGCCTTGCTCAGGAGCGCACTGGCCAATCAGAGTGACTGTGTCCTGCACCGCATCCTGGGAGATTTCCTGGTAGCTGTCAATGAGTACCAGGAGGCAATGGACCAGTATAGTATAGCGCTAAG TTTGGACCCCAATGACCAGAAGTCTCTAGAGGGGATGCAGAagatggagaaggaggagagcCCCACGGATGCCACTCAGGAGGAGGATGTGGACGACATGGAAGGGAGTGGGGAAGAAGGGGACCTGGAGGGCAGCGACAGTGAGGCGGCCCAGTGGGCCGACCAGGAGCAGTGGTTCGGCATGCAGTGA
- the ANAPC7 gene encoding anaphase-promoting complex subunit 7 isoform X1: MNVIDHVRDMAAAGLHSNVRLLSSLLLTMSNNNPELFSPSQKYQLLVYHADSLFHDKEYRNAVSKYTMALQQKKALSKTSKVRPATGNSAATPQSQCLPSEIEVKYKMAECYTMLKQDKDAIAILDGIPSRQRTPKINMMLASLYKKAGQERPSVTSYKEVLRQCPLALDAILGLLSLSVKGAEVASMTMNVIQTVPNLDWLSVWIKAYAFVHTGDNSRAINTICSLEKKSLLRDNVDLLGSLADLYFRAGDNKNSVLKFEQAQMLDPYLIKGMDVYGYLLAREGRLEDVENLGCRLFNISDQHAEPWVVSGCHSFYSKRYSRALYLGAKAIQLNSSSVQALLLKGAALRNMGRVQEAIIHFREAIRLAPCRLDCYEGLIECYLASNSIREAMVMANNVYKTLGASAQTLTLLATVCLEDPVTQEKAKSLLDKALTQRPDYIKAVVKKAELLSREQKYEDGIALLRSALANQSDCVLHRILGDFLVAVNEYQEAMDQYSIALSLDPNDQKSLEGMQKMEKEESPTDATQEEDVDDMEGSGEEGDLEGSDSEAAQWADQEQWFGMQ, from the exons ggagttgttctccccgtCTCAGAAGTACCAGCTCCTGGTCTATCATGCCGACTCCCTGTTTCACGATAAGGAATACCGGAATGCCGTGAGTAAGTATACCATGGCTTTACAGCAAAAGAAAGCCCTTAGTAAAACTTCAAAAGTGAGACCTGCAACTGGAAATTCTGCAGCTACTCCACAGAGTCAG TGTCTTCCATCTGAAATTGAAGTGAAATACAAAATGGCTGAATGTTACACAATGCTAAAGCAAGACAAAGATGCCATTGCTATACTTGATGGGATCCCTTCCAGACAAAGAACTCCCAAA ATAAACATGATGCTGGCCAGTCTGTACAAGAAGGCAGGTCAGGAGCGGCCTTCAGTCACAAGTTACAAGGAGGTACTGCGGCAGTGCCCCTTGGCCCTGGATGCCATTCTGG GTTTGCTGTCTCTTTCTGTGAAAGGTGCAGAGGTGGCCTCCATGACAATGAACGTGATCCAAACTGTGCCTAACTTGGACTGGCTCTCCGTGTGGATCAAAGCCTATGCGTTCGTGCATACTGGTGACAACTCAAGAGCAATCAACACCATTTG ttCACTGGAGAAGAAATCCTTACTGCGAGATAATGTGGACCTCCTGGGAAGCTTAGCCGATCTCTACTTCAGAGCTGGAGACAATAAAAACTCCGTCCTGAAGTTTGAGCAGGCGCAGATGTTGGATCCTTACCTGATAAAAG GGATGGACGTCTATGGCTACCTGCTGGCCCGGGAAGGACGGCTGGAGGACGTGGAGAACCTCGGCTGCCGCCTCTTCAATATTTCTGATCAGCACGCAGAACCCTGGGTGGTCTCCGG GTGTCATAGTTTCTACAGCAAGCGCTACTCCCGGGCCCTGTACTTAGGAGCCAAGGCCATCCAGCTCAACAGCAGCAGTGTCCAGGCACTGCTTCTGAAGGGGGCAGCCCTGAGGAACATGGGCCGAGTCCAGGAAGCTATCATCCATTTCCGAGAGGCCATCCGGCTGGCGCCTTGTCGCTTAGATTGTTACGAAG GTCTCATCGAGTGTTACTTAGCCTCCAACAGTATTCGTGAAGCAATGGTCATGGCTAACAATGTGTACAAGACTCTGGGGGCCAGTGCGCAGACCCTTACCCTTTTAGCCACTGTTTGTCTTGAAGACCCAGTGACACAGGAGAAAGCCAAAAGCTTGTTAGACAAAGCCCTCACCCAGCGGCCAGATTACATCAAGGCTGTGGTGAAAAAAGCAGAACTGCTTA GCAGAGAACAGAAATATGAAGATGGAATTGCCTTGCTCAGGAGCGCACTGGCCAATCAGAGTGACTGTGTCCTGCACCGCATCCTGGGAGATTTCCTGGTAGCTGTCAATGAGTACCAGGAGGCAATGGACCAGTATAGTATAGCGCTAAG TTTGGACCCCAATGACCAGAAGTCTCTAGAGGGGATGCAGAagatggagaaggaggagagcCCCACGGATGCCACTCAGGAGGAGGATGTGGACGACATGGAAGGGAGTGGGGAAGAAGGGGACCTGGAGGGCAGCGACAGTGAGGCGGCCCAGTGGGCCGACCAGGAGCAGTGGTTCGGCATGCAGTGA